The Pseudofrankia inefficax genome window below encodes:
- a CDS encoding class I adenylate-forming enzyme family protein, with protein MLRWPDGDLLPAPVRERLLGPGAPFELTREQVRGVEMTVFARRAPHLPAVLAGACARFPDRPYLIFTGPGDAEATTLTFADVTALAVRVAAVLRAEYGVKKGDRVGFVGANSAEYAVTLWAALSIGAITVGLNGWWTGPELAHGLRMTEPVVVFGDDRRLARLDGLQEASDQPVVRFADLFAALAPAEPAADTPQTAAAALLALCPELAEDDPVAILFTSGTTGRPKGALLPHRALVNFSPDAALRGAASALIDQLAAGSAPAAPAPATPPVTILAGPFFHISGIGPLLTNAPFTGMTLVFAPPGKWDPTVHLDLTVRYGVTNWSGVPTQLLRLVEHPRLADYDLSRLRGLGGGGAALAPEVLRIIDRNLPGRGIGGGYGMTETTGIGATIGGRRLRGAPGSVGVASPTAELKVVGPDGVEPADGEVGEICVRGPSGFLGYWADERATAAVLDADGWYRTGDYGRIQDGLLYLESRLRDLIIRGGENIYPIEIENRLAAHPDLADAAVIGVPHRELGQEVLAVVVRRDGAAVTAEDVQRWVAAALASFKVPTHVRFATELPYNATGKLLKRDLEARYATAP; from the coding sequence ATGCTTCGGTGGCCCGACGGTGACCTGCTTCCGGCGCCCGTCCGGGAGCGCCTGCTCGGCCCCGGGGCACCGTTCGAGCTGACCCGCGAGCAGGTCCGCGGCGTCGAGATGACCGTCTTCGCGCGCCGGGCGCCCCACCTGCCGGCGGTCCTCGCCGGCGCCTGCGCCCGCTTCCCGGACCGGCCCTACCTGATCTTCACCGGACCGGGCGACGCCGAGGCGACCACGCTCACGTTCGCCGACGTCACGGCCCTGGCCGTCCGGGTCGCCGCGGTGCTGCGCGCCGAGTACGGGGTGAAGAAGGGCGACCGGGTCGGCTTCGTCGGCGCGAACAGCGCCGAGTACGCGGTGACGCTGTGGGCCGCGCTCTCGATCGGGGCGATCACCGTCGGGCTCAACGGCTGGTGGACCGGTCCTGAGCTCGCCCACGGGCTGCGGATGACCGAGCCCGTCGTCGTGTTCGGGGACGACCGCCGGCTGGCCCGGCTCGACGGGCTCCAGGAGGCCTCCGACCAGCCGGTCGTTCGCTTCGCCGACCTGTTCGCCGCACTGGCCCCCGCCGAGCCGGCCGCCGACACGCCCCAGACCGCGGCGGCCGCGCTGCTCGCGCTGTGCCCGGAGCTGGCCGAGGACGACCCGGTCGCGATCCTGTTCACCAGCGGCACCACCGGGCGGCCGAAGGGCGCGCTGCTCCCCCACCGCGCGCTGGTCAACTTCAGTCCCGACGCCGCGCTGCGGGGCGCGGCGAGCGCGCTGATCGACCAGCTGGCGGCTGGTTCCGCCCCGGCAGCGCCCGCGCCGGCCACGCCGCCGGTGACGATCCTCGCCGGGCCGTTCTTCCACATCTCGGGCATCGGCCCGCTGCTGACCAACGCGCCGTTCACCGGCATGACACTGGTCTTCGCGCCGCCCGGGAAGTGGGACCCGACGGTCCACCTCGACCTGACCGTCCGCTACGGCGTCACGAACTGGTCGGGCGTGCCGACCCAGCTCCTGCGTCTCGTCGAGCATCCGCGGCTGGCGGACTACGACCTGTCCCGGTTGCGCGGGCTCGGCGGCGGCGGCGCCGCGCTCGCCCCGGAGGTGCTCCGGATCATCGACCGGAACCTGCCCGGTCGCGGGATCGGCGGCGGGTACGGCATGACGGAGACCACCGGCATCGGCGCGACCATCGGTGGCCGCCGGCTGCGGGGCGCGCCCGGCTCGGTCGGCGTCGCGTCCCCGACCGCCGAGCTCAAGGTGGTCGGCCCGGACGGCGTCGAGCCGGCCGACGGCGAGGTCGGCGAGATCTGCGTACGCGGGCCGAGCGGCTTCCTGGGCTACTGGGCCGACGAGCGCGCGACCGCCGCCGTTCTGGACGCCGACGGCTGGTACCGAACCGGCGACTACGGCCGAATCCAGGACGGCCTGCTCTACCTGGAGAGCCGGCTGCGCGATCTGATCATCCGCGGTGGCGAGAACATCTACCCGATCGAGATCGAGAACAGGCTGGCCGCGCATCCCGACCTCGCCGACGCGGCCGTCATAGGCGTCCCGCACCGGGAGCTCGGCCAGGAGGTGCTGGCCGTCGTCGTGCGGCGCGACGGCGCCGCCGTCACGGCCGAGGACGTCCAGCGCTGGGTCGCCGCCGCCCTCGCGTCCTTCAAGGTCCCCACCCATGTCCGCTTCGCCACGGAACTGCCGTACAACGCGACCGGGAAGCTCCTCAAGCGCGACCTCGAAGCCCGGTACGCGACGGCGCCCTGA
- a CDS encoding FkbM family methyltransferase — protein sequence MNPPGSAVTDEPSRPPRPRTAPRPGGPTVTAVAGHRRAAGPAHATAVIVHWGRTESTARLAARLDQMSRIEGVVVVANDGTTRPAGLPATTEWLVPHANLGFAGGFRLGAAARPDSHAYLLVNNDVWLPERTLGACLDLLARDGVGIVGPTLLDPEGIHPGPARPTALGLTSRRRHASSPNGPADVPFVTRTVLLIRAECHRQVPMDTRYFLGYEDADLAWRARAAGWRVIASPHQAWHTGGGVMRGDAMTYFTTRNRIWFARAHQGRGGVAVALWLALGSVPRSAGSDLLRGRGLARCRFAWHGLLDGIGPLPPADRPFPDEPRPTHWERTRRARTSRSTTRQATSLAMSPTAAASRAGQAHVPTPSGASWSGGLAGATGRGLAKVTPGWNARYAMRQSSRRWLRGVEEAVTPMLAVLDAPTVPASVGSLAERATHRVVLRRRLPAPYNKTRIYTSSEAGLKHLRGTLTQIDPVLIGLIRETVRPGAIVWDIGSNVGLSTFAAATAAGPSGHVLAVEPDTWLVGLLRRSAALPGDRAPVEVLAAAVGDVTGIGQFCVATRNRATSHLAGFGHRAKVRTTIPVPTVTLDDLLSHAPAPDVLKIDIEGAELLALAGARRVLAEARPTIICAVAEANARRARAMLAEHGYQVLDGELPPASRVPVPAAPWTTLAIPVGARPQAGPPRGPSADAPTLAPAASVPLARRDRGR from the coding sequence ATGAACCCGCCCGGAAGCGCCGTGACGGACGAGCCGAGCCGACCCCCGCGCCCGCGAACGGCGCCGCGACCGGGCGGGCCGACGGTGACCGCCGTCGCCGGGCACCGCCGTGCCGCGGGCCCGGCCCACGCGACCGCGGTGATCGTGCACTGGGGCCGGACCGAGTCGACGGCACGGCTCGCGGCGCGCCTCGATCAGATGAGCCGGATCGAGGGAGTGGTGGTCGTCGCGAACGACGGCACCACTCGCCCCGCTGGGCTCCCCGCGACGACCGAATGGCTCGTGCCGCACGCGAACCTTGGCTTCGCCGGCGGCTTCCGACTGGGTGCGGCCGCTCGCCCGGACAGCCACGCCTACCTGCTGGTGAACAACGACGTCTGGCTGCCGGAGCGCACGCTGGGCGCCTGCCTCGACCTGCTCGCGCGCGACGGGGTCGGCATCGTCGGCCCGACACTGCTCGACCCCGAAGGCATCCATCCCGGCCCCGCGCGGCCCACCGCGCTGGGGCTGACCTCGCGCCGCCGCCATGCCTCGTCGCCGAACGGGCCGGCCGACGTCCCTTTCGTCACCCGCACGGTCCTGCTCATCCGCGCCGAGTGCCACCGTCAGGTGCCGATGGACACCCGCTACTTCCTCGGCTACGAGGACGCCGACCTCGCCTGGCGGGCCAGGGCCGCCGGCTGGCGGGTGATAGCCAGCCCGCACCAGGCGTGGCACACCGGCGGCGGCGTCATGCGCGGCGATGCCATGACCTACTTCACGACGCGCAACCGGATCTGGTTCGCCCGCGCGCACCAGGGCCGCGGCGGCGTCGCCGTCGCGCTGTGGTTGGCGCTGGGCTCCGTGCCGCGGTCGGCCGGTTCGGACCTCCTGCGCGGGCGCGGCCTGGCGCGCTGCCGGTTCGCCTGGCATGGCCTGCTCGACGGGATCGGCCCGCTGCCACCCGCCGACCGCCCGTTCCCCGACGAGCCTCGCCCGACGCACTGGGAGAGGACGCGCCGGGCCCGAACATCCCGCTCGACCACCCGACAGGCCACGAGCCTCGCCATGTCGCCGACGGCCGCCGCGAGCCGTGCCGGGCAGGCCCATGTGCCCACCCCGAGCGGGGCTTCCTGGTCCGGCGGGCTGGCAGGCGCCACCGGGCGGGGCCTCGCGAAGGTCACGCCGGGCTGGAACGCCCGCTACGCCATGCGCCAGTCCTCGCGGCGCTGGCTGCGCGGCGTGGAGGAGGCCGTCACACCGATGCTCGCCGTTCTCGACGCGCCCACTGTCCCGGCGAGCGTCGGGTCGCTCGCCGAGCGGGCGACGCACCGGGTGGTGCTGCGGCGTCGACTCCCGGCGCCCTACAACAAGACCCGGATCTACACCTCGAGCGAGGCCGGTCTGAAGCACCTGCGCGGGACGCTCACCCAGATCGACCCGGTGCTCATCGGCCTGATCCGGGAGACGGTGCGGCCGGGCGCGATTGTCTGGGACATCGGCTCGAACGTCGGGCTGTCCACTTTCGCCGCCGCCACGGCCGCCGGTCCCAGCGGCCACGTGCTGGCCGTCGAGCCGGACACCTGGCTGGTCGGCCTGCTGCGCCGCTCGGCGGCGCTGCCGGGCGACCGGGCGCCCGTCGAGGTGCTGGCGGCAGCGGTCGGCGACGTGACCGGCATCGGCCAGTTCTGCGTGGCAACCCGCAACCGGGCGACGAGCCACCTGGCCGGCTTCGGCCACCGGGCGAAGGTGCGCACGACGATTCCGGTTCCGACCGTCACACTCGACGACCTGCTCTCGCACGCGCCAGCACCCGACGTACTGAAGATCGACATCGAGGGCGCCGAACTGCTCGCGCTGGCCGGCGCCCGCCGCGTGCTCGCCGAGGCCCGCCCGACCATCATCTGCGCGGTGGCCGAGGCGAACGCCCGGCGGGCGCGGGCGATGCTCGCCGAGCACGGATACCAGGTGCTCGACGGCGAGCTCCCGCCGGCCAGCCGCGTACCGGTGCCAGCCGCGCCGTGGACCACGCTCGCGATCCCGGTCGGCGCTCGCCCGCAGGCCGGCCCACCCCGCGGGCCCTCGGCCGATGCCCCGACCCTCGCGCCAGCGGCATCCGTGCCACTGGCGCGGCGCGACCGGGGCCGGTAG
- a CDS encoding glycosyltransferase, whose product MRPVSPVRPGDVGAPGPGSTLLTTGHLESPSVLSTHRLDIGAETGAPRVLLLAPSGGLGGGVERYLGTVEERLRAGGAEVHRLDLYGPSRPRGARAQLRFAAATLRAARRFAPLDAVLTGHPSLIPVAAAAAAAGRAERAPVLFYGTDIWRTRRFGRALLARRPALYPLTISSYSAGALADVGVAPVLRPGLAAAWRATLLAAGARAARATETRQAQTQPTTVPHAALAQRQPPTLLTVFRLADADWAGKGLPELLAALPAVRRAVGPVRLLVAGRGPAPDGLRRAVGAVTDAELVESPDDAALAALYAGADLFVLCTRTRPGRSGEGYGIVLTEAQLAGCPVVGPVSGGARDAYVDGVTGATPADESPEALAAVLANLLADRAHLARMRRRAAEWARMATEPAEHTRAVFSAVLGRAPINRPTETPTTGWTAPPPRPGGTAAPEPRLAATAAPPPRRAAARVWPERADLVGTAVDRDGDDLTSDYLEASRGWSDDIEIDDLAGR is encoded by the coding sequence ATGCGGCCGGTCAGCCCGGTTCGGCCGGGGGATGTCGGCGCGCCGGGGCCGGGCTCCACTCTGCTTACGACCGGACACTTAGAGTCACCGTCCGTGCTCTCCACACATCGTCTCGATATCGGGGCCGAGACCGGGGCCCCACGCGTCCTGCTGCTCGCCCCGTCGGGAGGGCTCGGTGGGGGCGTGGAACGCTACCTCGGCACGGTCGAGGAGCGGCTGCGCGCCGGCGGGGCCGAGGTGCACCGGCTGGACCTGTACGGGCCGTCGCGCCCGCGGGGTGCCCGGGCCCAGCTGCGGTTCGCCGCCGCCACGTTGCGGGCCGCCCGCCGGTTCGCTCCGCTGGACGCGGTCCTCACCGGCCATCCCAGCCTCATCCCGGTCGCCGCGGCGGCCGCCGCGGCCGGCCGGGCCGAGCGAGCACCGGTGCTGTTCTACGGCACCGACATCTGGCGGACCCGGCGGTTCGGCCGGGCGCTGCTCGCTCGCCGCCCGGCGCTGTACCCGTTGACGATCAGCTCCTACAGCGCGGGAGCACTGGCCGACGTGGGCGTGGCCCCCGTGCTGCGGCCCGGTCTCGCCGCCGCCTGGCGCGCGACGCTGCTGGCCGCGGGCGCCAGGGCCGCTCGGGCCACCGAGACGCGCCAGGCGCAGACCCAGCCGACGACCGTGCCGCACGCCGCCCTGGCGCAGCGGCAGCCGCCGACGCTGCTGACCGTCTTCCGCCTCGCCGACGCCGACTGGGCCGGCAAGGGCCTGCCGGAGCTGCTGGCCGCGCTGCCGGCGGTGCGCCGCGCGGTCGGGCCGGTACGGCTCCTGGTCGCCGGCCGCGGCCCGGCGCCGGACGGCCTGCGCCGGGCGGTCGGCGCGGTGACGGACGCCGAGCTGGTCGAGTCGCCGGACGACGCGGCCCTCGCCGCCCTGTACGCGGGCGCCGACCTGTTCGTGCTGTGCACCAGGACTCGCCCCGGCCGCAGCGGCGAGGGCTACGGCATCGTGCTGACCGAGGCCCAGCTCGCCGGCTGCCCCGTCGTCGGCCCGGTCTCCGGGGGTGCCCGGGACGCCTACGTCGACGGCGTCACCGGTGCGACGCCGGCCGACGAGTCGCCGGAGGCTCTCGCCGCGGTGCTCGCCAACCTGCTCGCCGACCGGGCCCACCTCGCCCGGATGCGCCGTCGCGCCGCCGAATGGGCCCGGATGGCGACCGAGCCCGCCGAGCACACCCGGGCCGTCTTCAGCGCGGTGCTCGGGCGGGCCCCGATCAACCGGCCCACCGAGACGCCGACCACCGGCTGGACCGCTCCCCCACCCCGGCCGGGCGGCACGGCCGCGCCGGAACCCCGGCTGGCCGCCACCGCCGCGCCACCGCCGCGTCGGGCCGCCGCGCGGGTCTGGCCCGAACGGGCCGACCTGGTCGGCACCGCCGTCGACCGGGACGGCGACGATCTGACCAGCGACTACCTCGAGGCCAGCCGCGGCTGGAGCGACGACATCGAGATCGACGACCTGGCGGGCCGGTAG
- a CDS encoding TIGR04222 domain-containing membrane protein — MTLILSVGLAGPQASGPALAAAPSSGDTWGVSGPTFAGVYLLLLATVTAVFWIARQSLLGPGGPPPSGSTALPADDLAYLSGGLRRAVDVAVISLSERGLLAREGRIGGAMRVVGAPPPGTVSAFEWAVGDAVARTGRARSGLLAAQLAGHPTVEAMRERLLALGALATRERARTARRVAWLYVALLALGIARLVAGASRHRPVGFLTLEMLASVVLAAVAAASVRYPAPSQRGQLLLSQARAASAGLRSGGLPGQRALAVALFGPPALWAADQELARHLGFSSPSSGSGGDSGGGCGGGGCGGGCGG; from the coding sequence GTGACGTTGATTCTCAGCGTCGGTCTGGCGGGCCCGCAGGCGAGCGGGCCGGCGCTCGCCGCCGCCCCGTCGTCCGGTGACACCTGGGGCGTCAGCGGGCCCACATTCGCCGGCGTGTACCTGCTGCTGCTCGCGACGGTCACCGCCGTGTTCTGGATCGCCCGCCAGTCGTTGCTCGGGCCGGGGGGCCCGCCGCCCAGCGGGTCGACCGCCCTGCCGGCCGACGACCTGGCCTACCTGTCCGGCGGCCTGCGGCGCGCGGTCGACGTCGCCGTCATCTCGCTCAGCGAGCGGGGACTCCTGGCCAGAGAAGGGCGGATCGGCGGCGCGATGCGCGTGGTCGGCGCGCCCCCGCCGGGGACCGTCAGCGCGTTCGAGTGGGCAGTCGGTGACGCCGTCGCGCGAACGGGCCGGGCTCGGTCCGGGCTGCTGGCGGCGCAGCTCGCCGGCCACCCGACCGTCGAGGCGATGCGCGAGCGGCTGCTCGCCCTCGGCGCGCTGGCCACCCGCGAGCGAGCTCGGACGGCGCGCCGCGTCGCCTGGCTCTATGTGGCGCTGCTCGCCCTCGGGATCGCCCGGCTGGTCGCCGGTGCGTCCCGGCACCGCCCGGTGGGGTTCCTGACCCTCGAGATGCTGGCGAGCGTCGTACTCGCGGCCGTCGCCGCGGCGAGCGTGCGCTATCCGGCGCCGTCCCAGCGCGGCCAGCTGCTGCTCAGCCAGGCGCGGGCGGCGTCCGCGGGGCTGCGCTCGGGCGGGCTGCCGGGGCAGCGGGCGCTCGCGGTCGCGCTGTTCGGCCCGCCCGCGCTGTGGGCCGCGGACCAGGAACTGGCCCGCCACCTCGGTTTCTCCTCGCCCAGCTCGGGAAGCGGGGGCGACTCGGGTGGTGGCTGTGGCGGCGGCGGCTGCGGGGGTGGCTGCGGCGGCTGA
- a CDS encoding FkbM family methyltransferase gives MAQGGVVLAGRRGPMRWRVAGRLDARLPELWGRDQVVGWVRGPVDGYGGPLAGRLANGMSFDVASCRDGSARALSALRYREPALAPVFEAVLRPGDTCYDVGANIGVYTLWAAGLVGRAGQVHAFEPVPPTMAVLREMVQRNGLGQVVPVASAIGATVGQTGLRSYQGASGRAHAVADPSHADHFARLDTLDAYVARHRPPDLVKIDVAGAEIDVLRGATELLEDRAPALLLEMLTSRVARRGGTPGQAELVGRLLDAGYVLFNLTPNGVVANGRFTSNVLALAPRWDRFDRVVAALARAPFPRSQPI, from the coding sequence ATGGCGCAGGGTGGGGTTGTGCTCGCCGGGCGGCGGGGACCGATGCGGTGGCGGGTTGCCGGCCGGCTGGACGCGCGGCTGCCCGAGCTGTGGGGCCGCGACCAGGTCGTCGGGTGGGTGCGTGGGCCCGTCGACGGTTACGGTGGCCCGCTGGCCGGCCGGCTCGCGAACGGGATGTCCTTCGACGTGGCCAGCTGCCGGGACGGCTCGGCGCGGGCCCTCTCGGCGCTGCGGTACCGGGAGCCCGCGCTGGCCCCGGTGTTCGAGGCCGTTCTGCGCCCCGGGGACACCTGCTACGACGTCGGCGCGAACATCGGCGTCTACACCCTGTGGGCCGCGGGCCTGGTCGGCCGCGCCGGGCAGGTACACGCGTTCGAGCCGGTGCCGCCGACCATGGCGGTGCTGCGCGAGATGGTCCAGCGCAACGGTCTGGGCCAGGTGGTTCCGGTCGCCAGCGCGATCGGGGCGACGGTGGGCCAGACCGGCCTGCGCAGCTACCAGGGCGCCTCCGGCCGCGCGCATGCGGTGGCCGACCCAAGCCACGCCGACCACTTCGCCCGCCTGGACACCCTCGACGCCTACGTCGCCCGCCACCGGCCGCCGGATCTCGTCAAGATCGACGTCGCAGGGGCGGAGATCGACGTGCTGCGGGGCGCGACGGAACTGCTGGAGGACCGAGCACCGGCGCTGCTGCTGGAGATGCTGACCTCGCGGGTGGCCCGTCGCGGCGGCACCCCGGGCCAGGCGGAGCTGGTCGGCCGTCTGCTGGACGCCGGCTACGTGCTGTTCAATCTGACCCCCAACGGCGTTGTCGCGAACGGCCGCTTCACGTCCAATGTGCTGGCGCTCGCGCCGCGCTGGGACCGGTTCGACCGGGTGGTCGCGGCCCTGGCGCGGGCTCCCTTCCCACGGAGCCAGCCGATCTGA
- a CDS encoding bifunctional diguanylate cyclase/phosphodiesterase yields MVTAIGTGGGSPRDVGASARPTGPPAAAGADRSTGREAATQPTDITELAAGTVTTEGGGAVPGAVALAPGAGDSPTAPMQRTRPRPVANPAYPVPSPVGASAGGLVRQPRLPSALAPGWLVAGVRRAVRRRPRRDGADAGCGAPRRLAGAGTAARWAGPAPVPAKWDAPVHGGALVRPVFRADGPTLPSPHRPAPLGATHCPAPMAAPGPDAAAQPATGPLPRPVAAGWPTPPEPARTRPATALVVTAAALLVGTLGALAWLAVLGGYGAGWTGGALFVASVLAVAGLCLLSLRARPVRSRFRGRDELTGLAGRRAFLDAAARVVGGGEHRVREVAPAALVLVNLDRFREINSVLGHQSGDRLLVVVASRLRELLRPSDLLARIGGDEFAVLLRDAGPGRAELLASRLRDALRAPVLLADLPVQTEVSVGIAYAPAHGRGAAELLRHAEAAMYEAKLTRVGQRTYQRNRHTAAAPGRARLRLRAELRSALEDNQIELRYQPKADPRTGRVTGVEALVRWQHPREGLRGPGVFLPEMEQAGLMPALTRRVLELALADCASWRGAGADLSVSVNVPPSVIDDTGFAAVVEDALTRHQLEPSALVVEVTEEALITVREQARRTLAELRALGVRVSLDDYGTGFCSLAYLRELPADEVKLDQMFLRDMHRDPSAAEIVRSTVALAHALDLKIVAEGVETKGAWLALAGWRCDEVQGYFVSPPLAGGRVVSWLEDWARRVSRQSQGQPSLPDPAASARPASTKAAPAKAASAKVDPAKAASVRADSAKAPPAKPNQAKPGQPRAGGGAKAGPLKPGPAKGDPAPEAAASLVEPTPSQPGGDQYPAGTDPAAQPRGARTDLRAAAARAGGRGGATLVPAQPGARPGGAARTPGPRPRVGPRSPAG; encoded by the coding sequence ATGGTGACCGCGATCGGGACTGGTGGCGGCAGCCCGCGCGACGTCGGCGCGTCCGCGCGGCCAACCGGGCCTCCGGCGGCGGCCGGGGCCGACCGGTCGACCGGTCGGGAAGCCGCCACCCAGCCGACAGACATCACGGAGCTGGCCGCGGGGACGGTGACGACCGAGGGGGGCGGCGCCGTGCCTGGGGCGGTCGCGCTGGCCCCGGGAGCGGGGGACAGCCCGACAGCGCCGATGCAGCGAACCCGGCCGCGGCCGGTCGCGAACCCGGCCTACCCGGTGCCGAGCCCGGTCGGGGCGAGCGCGGGCGGGCTGGTCCGCCAGCCGCGGCTGCCCAGCGCGCTGGCGCCGGGCTGGCTGGTCGCCGGGGTGCGCCGCGCCGTGCGCCGCCGCCCGCGCCGCGACGGTGCCGACGCTGGCTGCGGCGCGCCGCGGCGCCTGGCGGGTGCGGGCACCGCCGCCCGCTGGGCTGGCCCAGCACCCGTGCCGGCGAAGTGGGACGCCCCGGTACATGGCGGCGCGCTGGTACGCCCAGTGTTCCGCGCCGACGGGCCGACCCTGCCCAGTCCGCACCGCCCGGCCCCCCTGGGCGCGACGCACTGCCCGGCGCCGATGGCCGCGCCGGGCCCGGACGCGGCGGCGCAACCGGCGACCGGCCCGCTGCCGCGGCCCGTGGCCGCCGGCTGGCCGACGCCACCGGAGCCGGCGCGGACCCGGCCGGCCACGGCCCTGGTCGTGACGGCGGCCGCGCTGCTGGTGGGCACGCTGGGCGCGCTGGCCTGGCTGGCCGTGCTCGGCGGGTACGGGGCCGGGTGGACCGGCGGCGCTCTCTTCGTCGCCTCGGTGCTGGCGGTGGCGGGCCTGTGCCTGCTGTCGCTGCGCGCCAGGCCGGTGCGCAGCCGGTTCCGCGGCCGCGACGAGCTGACCGGCCTGGCCGGTCGCCGGGCCTTCCTCGACGCCGCGGCCAGGGTGGTGGGCGGCGGCGAGCACCGGGTGCGTGAGGTCGCGCCGGCCGCGCTCGTCCTGGTCAACCTGGACCGGTTCCGGGAGATCAACAGCGTGCTCGGCCACCAGAGCGGCGACCGGCTGCTCGTCGTCGTCGCCAGCCGGCTGCGCGAGCTGCTGCGCCCGTCGGACCTGCTGGCCAGGATCGGCGGCGACGAGTTCGCCGTGTTGTTGCGCGACGCCGGGCCGGGCCGGGCCGAGCTGCTCGCGAGCCGGCTGCGGGACGCGCTGCGGGCGCCGGTGCTGCTCGCCGACCTGCCGGTGCAGACCGAGGTGAGCGTCGGGATCGCCTACGCTCCCGCGCACGGCCGGGGCGCCGCGGAGCTGCTGCGCCACGCCGAGGCCGCGATGTACGAGGCGAAGCTGACCCGGGTCGGGCAGCGCACCTACCAGCGCAACCGGCACACGGCGGCCGCGCCCGGCCGGGCCCGGCTGCGGCTGCGGGCGGAGCTGCGCAGCGCGTTGGAGGACAACCAGATCGAGCTGCGCTACCAGCCCAAGGCCGACCCGCGCACCGGCCGGGTCACCGGCGTCGAGGCGCTGGTGCGCTGGCAGCACCCGCGCGAGGGCCTGCGCGGCCCGGGGGTGTTCCTGCCGGAGATGGAGCAGGCCGGCCTCATGCCGGCGCTGACCCGCCGCGTGCTGGAGCTCGCGCTCGCCGACTGCGCGAGCTGGCGCGGGGCCGGAGCCGACCTGTCGGTCTCGGTCAACGTTCCGCCGTCGGTGATCGACGACACCGGCTTCGCGGCCGTCGTCGAGGACGCGCTGACCCGCCACCAGCTGGAGCCGAGCGCGCTGGTCGTGGAGGTGACCGAAGAGGCGCTGATCACCGTGCGGGAGCAGGCCCGGCGCACGCTGGCCGAGCTGCGGGCCCTCGGTGTGCGGGTCAGCCTGGACGACTACGGCACCGGCTTCTGCTCGCTGGCCTACCTGCGCGAGCTGCCGGCCGACGAGGTCAAGCTCGACCAGATGTTCCTGCGGGACATGCACCGGGACCCCTCCGCCGCCGAGATCGTGCGCTCGACGGTGGCCCTGGCGCACGCGCTCGACCTGAAGATCGTCGCCGAGGGCGTGGAGACCAAGGGGGCGTGGCTGGCGCTGGCCGGCTGGCGCTGCGACGAGGTGCAGGGCTACTTCGTCTCGCCGCCGCTGGCCGGCGGCCGGGTCGTCAGCTGGCTGGAGGACTGGGCCCGGCGGGTCTCCCGGCAGAGCCAGGGTCAGCCGTCGCTGCCCGACCCGGCGGCCTCGGCCCGGCCGGCCTCGACCAAGGCGGCGCCGGCGAAGGCGGCCTCGGCCAAGGTTGACCCGGCCAAGGCCGCCTCGGTCAGGGCGGACTCGGCCAAGGCGCCGCCGGCGAAGCCGAACCAGGCCAAGCCGGGCCAGCCGAGGGCCGGCGGCGGGGCCAAGGCCGGACCGTTGAAGCCCGGCCCGGCCAAGGGAGACCCGGCGCCCGAGGCCGCGGCGAGCCTGGTCGAGCCGACGCCGAGCCAGCCCGGTGGGGACCAGTACCCGGCGGGCACCGACCCGGCGGCGCAGCCGCGCGGTGCTCGGACCGACCTGAGGGCCGCGGCGGCGCGCGCGGGCGGGCGCGGTGGCGCGACGCTGGTCCCGGCGCAGCCGGGCGCCCGGCCCGGTGGCGCGGCGCGGACCCCCGGCCCGCGCCCGCGAGTCGGGCCGCGCAGCCCAGCCGGGTGA
- a CDS encoding class E sortase, which yields MAPAAAADPPVTPDLLAVSDPPAVLDLPAVSDLPASPEPQPVPLGQGGRRRRARIGGAVVRGAGELLITLGLVVALFLAYELWITDIFQARTQSRLHNKLAATWAAPARPAAPAPPPPAAPLHPAVGEGFAELHIPRLGAGYAPVIVEGVGEAQLQEGPGHYPGTAMPGEIGNFVVSGHRTTYGKPFNELDELRPGDPVVVEVSDRYYVYRMTRAEVVAPTRLDVTYPVPEQAGKVPTAAVMTMTTCNPKYSAKTRLIVFAKLDKTVMKAPGVGVPFEPVEG from the coding sequence ATGGCGCCGGCCGCCGCGGCGGACCCGCCCGTCACGCCAGACCTGCTCGCCGTCTCGGACCCCCCTGCCGTCCTGGACCTGCCTGCCGTCTCGGACCTGCCCGCCTCGCCGGAGCCTCAGCCGGTGCCCCTGGGGCAGGGTGGGCGGCGGCGTCGCGCCCGGATCGGCGGCGCCGTCGTGCGCGGGGCCGGGGAGCTTCTGATCACCCTCGGGCTGGTCGTGGCGCTGTTCCTGGCCTACGAGCTGTGGATCACGGACATCTTCCAGGCCCGGACCCAGAGCCGGCTGCACAACAAGCTGGCGGCCACCTGGGCGGCGCCGGCCCGGCCCGCGGCGCCGGCCCCCCCGCCGCCCGCCGCGCCGCTGCATCCGGCGGTCGGCGAGGGCTTCGCCGAGCTGCACATTCCGCGCCTCGGTGCCGGCTACGCGCCGGTCATCGTCGAAGGCGTCGGCGAAGCCCAGCTCCAGGAAGGCCCCGGCCACTATCCCGGGACCGCGATGCCCGGGGAAATAGGTAACTTCGTCGTATCAGGGCACCGGACCACCTATGGAAAGCCTTTCAACGAGCTTGACGAGCTACGCCCCGGAGACCCCGTTGTAGTCGAGGTATCGGACCGTTACTACGTCTACCGGATGACCAGAGCCGAGGTTGTCGCGCCTACCCGCCTGGACGTCACCTATCCGGTTCCCGAACAGGCCGGCAAGGTTCCGACGGCGGCGGTCATGACGATGACGACCTGCAACCCCAAGTACTCCGCGAAAACCAGGCTCATCGTGTTCGCGAAGCTCGACAAGACCGTCATGAAGGCCCCCGGTGTGGGAGTGCCGTTCGAGCCAGTGGAGGGCTGA